A genomic region of Hydrogenovibrio crunogenus contains the following coding sequences:
- a CDS encoding class I SAM-dependent methyltransferase, translated as MTKTLEQTQQQILKHHGGDGAHARQMITNSYDRRHDEAFWRFWDDMMALNHQPKDGVLDMGAGIGQFVKDCAERYPESKIYGIEAAPYMLETPLELPNNATLLVDDLNQPQAEIAAGSLSMVMANMVVHELIQPIKMFKAAYEWLKPGGRLCVIDVVRQPLESYLNQRYTDTLVWGDQTTVADLEDAFEHFQEHNRYHPDDIVFMLTLGGFKLIEKTPQRDGRFVRIVVEK; from the coding sequence ATGACAAAAACGTTAGAACAAACACAACAACAGATTTTGAAACACCATGGTGGCGATGGTGCTCATGCGCGTCAGATGATTACCAATAGTTACGACCGACGACATGATGAGGCCTTTTGGCGGTTTTGGGATGATATGATGGCGCTGAACCATCAGCCGAAAGACGGGGTGCTGGATATGGGAGCCGGAATCGGGCAGTTTGTGAAAGACTGCGCAGAACGTTATCCGGAGTCAAAAATTTACGGTATTGAGGCCGCACCTTACATGCTCGAAACTCCGCTTGAGTTACCTAACAATGCAACACTTTTGGTGGATGATTTGAATCAGCCTCAAGCGGAGATTGCAGCGGGCAGTTTAAGCATGGTCATGGCCAATATGGTGGTGCACGAACTCATTCAGCCAATTAAAATGTTTAAAGCGGCGTATGAGTGGTTAAAACCTGGCGGTCGATTGTGTGTGATTGACGTGGTTCGACAGCCATTGGAAAGTTATCTGAATCAACGTTATACCGACACTCTGGTGTGGGGAGACCAAACCACTGTTGCAGACTTGGAAGATGCGTTTGAACATTTTCAGGAACATAACCGTTATCACCCTGACGACATAGTGTTTATGTTGACGTTGGGCGGATTTAAGTTGATTGAGAAAACACCACAGCGAGACGGGCGCTTTGTTCGGATTGTGGTGGAAAAATAA
- a CDS encoding YraN family protein produces MGWFSQQMGQQKEHQAEVWLKTQAIHIIAQNFRCKGGEIDLIGLDANRTLIFFEVKYRQNSAYGTASEFVTPQKQQRLIQCAQTYLQKHPDYQAYNMRFDVLCFENSQPQPEWLQDAFWS; encoded by the coding sequence ATGGGCTGGTTCAGTCAACAGATGGGCCAACAAAAAGAACACCAAGCGGAGGTCTGGTTAAAGACGCAAGCCATCCATATTATTGCACAAAACTTTCGCTGCAAAGGCGGCGAAATCGATTTAATCGGCTTGGATGCCAACCGCACGTTGATCTTTTTTGAAGTCAAATACCGTCAAAACAGTGCCTACGGAACGGCCTCGGAATTTGTCACCCCACAAAAACAACAACGCTTAATTCAGTGCGCCCAAACCTATTTGCAGAAACACCCGGATTACCAAGCGTACAACATGCGATTTGATGTGCTCTGTTTTGAAAACAGTCAACCTCAACCGGAGTGGCTGCAAGATGCCTTTTGGAGTTAA
- a CDS encoding penicillin-binding protein activator codes for MFKQIALILAFFAAALLAGCSTTPKQSDRLKEIQRGFLDALPKMPNQLDYLENAIQEAKSDQAWAEYIQLSRELWTEVDDANQLAIEFQVWSTFKNLPQPTLQKLQTSSEGNADLQNWLRLVEATQQKPILQKQALRDLREFYPTALYSEHLLPELQNKLNHPATVKNIAVLLPFSGEYANISLQIRNGLLKNHFTNQTNLKIRFYDSSDLTELKQTYLTAIHQGAEWVIGPLRKEAIETLAELKPENLLALNQINDPNIKQFNFKSDSEATQITHKLQYHDFKRLGILTSTASSDTNLAQHILYNWIQTEGNHAVLKTYPTQRPNLRAALGSVINEPESEARKNNLRWLFKEQIHFTPRLRQDLDAILLIGSTERLAVFKPQFKFFDLNLPTYGSSKLTPAQLQQTPPNKDLSHLIFPTMTAALTKTPLKTPFEAFGWDSLTLVLNQQNLAPGLCLNKGMTGKLSMQDNLIDHTFTWAQYDRYGYITEAPPYVPPKPIEEEQEPVEPIEPVIPIKLFDLTQTDTNTKNASEDITE; via the coding sequence ATGTTTAAACAAATTGCATTAATTTTAGCCTTCTTTGCCGCTGCTTTGTTAGCCGGGTGCAGTACCACCCCAAAGCAATCAGACCGCTTAAAAGAAATCCAGCGCGGTTTTTTAGACGCACTGCCAAAAATGCCAAACCAATTGGATTATTTAGAAAACGCCATCCAAGAGGCTAAAAGCGACCAGGCCTGGGCAGAATACATTCAATTAAGCCGAGAACTTTGGACAGAGGTGGATGATGCAAATCAGTTGGCTATTGAGTTTCAAGTCTGGTCAACGTTCAAAAACTTACCACAACCAACCCTGCAAAAACTTCAAACCTCTTCTGAGGGCAATGCCGATTTACAGAACTGGCTTCGTTTGGTCGAAGCAACCCAACAAAAACCCATTTTACAAAAACAAGCCTTACGCGACTTACGGGAATTTTACCCAACAGCCTTATACTCTGAACATTTACTGCCTGAACTGCAAAACAAACTGAATCATCCCGCCACCGTCAAAAACATTGCAGTCTTACTGCCGTTCAGTGGCGAATATGCCAACATCAGTTTGCAAATTCGAAATGGTCTGTTGAAAAATCACTTCACCAACCAAACCAACCTCAAGATTCGCTTTTATGACAGCAGCGACCTGACCGAACTCAAACAAACTTACTTAACCGCGATTCATCAAGGTGCCGAATGGGTCATTGGCCCTCTGCGTAAAGAAGCGATTGAAACCTTAGCCGAGTTAAAACCAGAAAACTTGCTGGCGTTGAATCAAATCAACGACCCGAATATTAAACAATTCAATTTTAAATCGGACTCTGAAGCGACTCAAATCACGCATAAACTGCAATATCACGACTTTAAACGGCTGGGCATTTTAACCAGCACCGCCTCGTCCGATACCAATTTGGCACAACATATTCTGTATAACTGGATTCAAACGGAAGGCAACCATGCCGTGTTAAAAACCTACCCGACTCAGCGACCGAATTTACGCGCCGCATTAGGCAGTGTTATTAATGAACCCGAAAGTGAAGCGCGTAAAAACAACCTGAGATGGCTCTTTAAAGAACAAATCCATTTCACACCGCGTCTTCGACAGGACTTGGATGCCATTTTGCTGATCGGCAGCACGGAACGTTTGGCGGTGTTTAAACCTCAGTTCAAGTTTTTTGATTTGAATTTGCCGACGTATGGCTCTTCCAAGCTAACGCCGGCGCAATTACAGCAAACACCACCCAATAAAGATTTAAGCCATCTTATTTTTCCGACCATGACGGCGGCGCTGACAAAAACGCCATTAAAAACCCCATTTGAAGCCTTTGGCTGGGACAGCTTAACACTGGTACTGAATCAGCAAAATCTCGCACCGGGACTTTGCCTTAACAAAGGCATGACAGGCAAACTTTCAATGCAGGATAATCTAATCGACCATACCTTTACCTGGGCACAATATGACCGTTATGGGTACATTACTGAAGCGCCGCCTTATGTACCGCCAAAACCGATTGAAGAAGAACAAGAGCCTGTTGAGCCTATCGAGCCAGTTATACCGATCAAACTTTTTGACCTGACGCAAACGGACACGAATACGAAAAATGCTTCTGAGGACATCACGGAATAA
- a CDS encoding UvrD-helicase domain-containing protein, which yields MNLNLDFGTPDAVKYSQIEAINPLKNLILDEALPDGKARFQAIHPEHSYIVQAPAGSGKTALLTQRFLALLSQVETPEQVVAMTFTKKAAAEMRERILEALHFGLTTLDESASIYDQNTWHLAQAALQNNQQRQWQLLDNPNRLRIRTIDSMNGYLVQQMPLLSRLGAQPQVASMNDALYLKAVRLALKDGDTTEASASLLRLVNGNYRSAENLLVTMLKKRDQWMGALLSYGQDAEAQERAELEKALALLVSQEKTQAIDTLYPVMSLLQQIAEFAAFAMQNDQPQLKPLVDDPLTKESGLAAWKTLGDWILSTQGKFLKTVTVKKGFPAGKGENKEQKDAFLALLAELNVADIRGHYAEALVLLSQLPEGHYTDEQWQNLRHLIQLLRRTVAHLKLCFQTEGETDFIEVAQAASQALGNELEPTDLAQQLDYTLKHLLIDEFQDTSVAQYDLVKKIVAGWSLDDAHSLFIVGDPMQSIYRFREAEVGNFLQAWKGRLGDVPLTPLSLEVNFRSSKGVVDWVNQTFAKVFPKKSLIEQGAVSYAPAVAFSEEDSPAVYTHWALQQSAWDEAADILTLIQERLSTLKADAAIGVLGRSRSHLMGVATQLKQAGIAFRAVELEGLKDRQEIQDCEALTRSLLHLGDRPAWIALLRSPLVGLSLTDLYRLLGENDDYFQTPVWETLQDKTHLGWQQVSEAGRQQLGRSLPVLEKALNAIGSYALEVLVHETWLALDGPQTVESAVALQNVDAFWMMLGSLEAQQDVSALTAKGLSDTLETLYALPDASEASQKIELMTMHKSKGLEFDTVILPGLGRPPRSDEKQLLSWLSFKGQHEQSYLVIAPFEQKGKAAQKQPGLANVIKRYEEIKQSYELSRLLYVACTRAKQQLHLFGSVAVSEKSFNGDAALMPKKKSLLECLWSLEASAFEERLMGYQFKDVEENTQVLLPKVSRLPLERQGFWQTQREESELVKAARMGVVEDEGTDESLEVDVTAPSATPLSSLHGGVLAKTVGNFVHAVFEQWAQQDLSSWDATVLESQRERYRYGLMQMGLNRELLKTALERVMVSLSHALHNPKVRWALSREHAESAVELPLSAKEETGQSNHIIDRTFVDEHNTRWIIDYKTSVFDLDKPEQDKKAFLQSQIDVYTPQLERYGQLLGAIENRPQKRVLYFSYLDEWIELN from the coding sequence ATGAATTTAAATTTGGATTTTGGAACGCCTGATGCTGTGAAGTATTCTCAAATTGAAGCGATTAACCCGTTAAAAAACTTGATTTTGGATGAGGCGTTGCCGGATGGCAAAGCCCGTTTTCAAGCGATTCATCCAGAACATTCCTATATTGTTCAAGCCCCGGCCGGGTCGGGTAAAACCGCGCTTTTGACGCAACGTTTTTTGGCGTTATTGTCTCAAGTGGAAACGCCGGAGCAAGTGGTGGCGATGACCTTTACCAAAAAAGCCGCGGCGGAAATGCGAGAACGTATTTTGGAAGCGTTGCACTTCGGGTTGACCACGCTGGATGAATCCGCATCGATTTATGATCAAAACACCTGGCACTTAGCGCAAGCCGCTTTACAGAATAACCAACAACGTCAATGGCAATTATTGGACAACCCAAATCGGTTACGGATTCGAACCATTGATTCCATGAATGGGTATCTGGTTCAGCAGATGCCTTTACTGTCGCGCTTAGGTGCACAGCCTCAAGTCGCGAGTATGAATGACGCCTTGTATCTGAAAGCGGTGCGTTTGGCGTTAAAAGATGGTGATACGACGGAAGCGTCTGCCAGTTTATTGCGATTGGTCAATGGTAATTATCGCAGTGCCGAAAATCTATTGGTGACGATGCTGAAAAAACGTGATCAATGGATGGGCGCGCTATTGTCGTATGGCCAGGATGCAGAGGCACAAGAACGCGCTGAGTTGGAAAAGGCTTTGGCTTTGTTGGTCTCGCAGGAAAAAACACAAGCCATTGACACGCTTTATCCGGTGATGTCTTTGTTGCAACAGATAGCGGAATTTGCCGCATTTGCCATGCAAAATGACCAGCCTCAACTGAAACCGTTGGTGGATGACCCTTTAACGAAGGAATCCGGTTTAGCGGCCTGGAAAACGCTGGGGGACTGGATTCTTTCGACTCAAGGAAAATTTTTAAAAACGGTCACGGTCAAGAAAGGGTTTCCAGCCGGTAAAGGGGAAAACAAAGAACAAAAAGACGCTTTTTTAGCGTTATTGGCGGAACTGAATGTGGCGGATATCCGAGGACACTATGCGGAAGCACTGGTGTTATTAAGCCAACTGCCGGAAGGTCATTACACGGATGAGCAATGGCAAAACCTTCGACATTTGATTCAACTGTTACGCCGCACCGTTGCGCATTTGAAACTGTGTTTTCAAACAGAAGGCGAGACCGATTTTATTGAGGTCGCGCAAGCCGCTTCCCAAGCGTTGGGGAATGAGCTGGAACCGACTGATTTGGCCCAACAGTTGGACTACACCTTAAAGCATCTCTTAATTGATGAATTTCAAGACACCAGTGTCGCGCAATACGATTTAGTGAAAAAAATCGTGGCGGGTTGGTCATTGGACGATGCGCACAGTTTGTTTATTGTCGGCGACCCGATGCAGTCCATTTACCGTTTCCGGGAAGCGGAAGTGGGTAACTTTTTGCAAGCTTGGAAAGGACGGTTGGGGGACGTGCCTTTAACCCCTTTGAGTCTGGAAGTGAACTTTCGTTCTTCAAAAGGCGTAGTCGACTGGGTGAATCAAACCTTTGCTAAGGTGTTTCCTAAAAAGAGTTTGATTGAACAAGGCGCGGTAAGCTACGCCCCTGCGGTGGCATTTTCTGAAGAAGATTCACCTGCGGTGTATACTCATTGGGCTTTGCAACAGTCGGCGTGGGACGAGGCAGCTGATATTTTAACGTTGATTCAAGAACGGTTATCGACCTTGAAAGCGGATGCCGCAATTGGAGTATTGGGTCGAAGCCGTTCGCACTTAATGGGCGTGGCGACTCAGCTGAAACAAGCGGGCATCGCTTTTCGTGCGGTTGAGCTGGAAGGCCTGAAGGATCGGCAGGAAATTCAGGATTGTGAAGCCTTGACCCGATCATTGTTGCATTTAGGTGATCGACCTGCGTGGATCGCGTTATTACGTTCACCGCTCGTTGGGTTATCGTTAACGGATTTATACCGTTTATTGGGTGAGAATGACGACTATTTTCAGACGCCGGTCTGGGAAACCTTGCAGGATAAAACCCACCTCGGATGGCAACAGGTATCCGAGGCTGGGCGTCAACAATTGGGGCGGAGTTTGCCTGTGCTTGAAAAAGCGCTGAATGCAATAGGATCTTACGCCTTGGAAGTGCTGGTGCATGAGACTTGGTTGGCGCTGGACGGGCCACAAACGGTTGAGTCGGCAGTGGCCTTGCAGAATGTGGATGCCTTTTGGATGATGCTCGGTAGCTTGGAAGCGCAACAGGATGTCTCGGCGTTAACCGCGAAAGGATTGTCGGATACATTGGAGACACTCTATGCCTTGCCCGATGCCTCGGAAGCCAGCCAGAAAATCGAGCTGATGACGATGCATAAGTCGAAAGGGTTGGAGTTTGATACCGTGATTTTACCGGGATTGGGACGTCCGCCTCGTTCCGATGAAAAACAATTGTTGTCTTGGTTGTCTTTCAAAGGACAGCATGAACAATCGTATTTGGTGATTGCACCGTTTGAGCAAAAGGGCAAAGCGGCGCAAAAACAGCCAGGCCTGGCGAATGTCATTAAGCGGTATGAAGAAATCAAACAAAGCTATGAGCTATCGCGTTTGCTGTATGTGGCCTGCACGCGTGCCAAACAGCAGCTGCACTTGTTCGGCAGTGTGGCGGTTTCTGAAAAATCCTTTAATGGCGACGCGGCGTTGATGCCTAAGAAGAAAAGCTTGTTGGAATGTTTGTGGTCGTTAGAGGCTTCGGCTTTTGAAGAACGTTTGATGGGGTATCAATTCAAAGACGTGGAAGAGAATACTCAGGTATTGTTACCGAAAGTCAGCCGTCTGCCACTGGAAAGACAGGGCTTTTGGCAAACGCAAAGAGAGGAATCCGAATTGGTTAAAGCCGCTCGAATGGGTGTTGTGGAGGATGAAGGCACGGATGAATCGCTTGAGGTTGATGTCACGGCCCCGTCTGCAACGCCGCTTTCTTCTTTGCACGGTGGGGTTTTGGCGAAAACGGTTGGTAATTTTGTGCATGCTGTGTTTGAACAGTGGGCGCAGCAGGATCTTTCAAGCTGGGATGCCACCGTGCTTGAATCACAACGAGAACGGTATCGTTATGGGTTGATGCAGATGGGCTTGAATCGTGAGTTACTGAAGACCGCATTGGAACGCGTCATGGTGTCTTTAAGCCATGCGCTACACAATCCCAAAGTTCGTTGGGCGTTATCACGAGAGCATGCCGAGTCGGCTGTTGAATTACCTTTGAGCGCCAAAGAAGAAACCGGACAGTCCAATCATATTATTGATCGCACATTCGTGGACGAGCACAATACGCGCTGGATTATTGACTATAAAACCAGTGTGTTTGATTTGGACAAGCCCGAACAGGATAAAAAAGCGTTTTTACAGTCTCAAATAGACGTTTACACGCCGCAACTTGAACGATATGGTCAGCTGTTGGGGGCGATAGAGAATCGACCTCAAAAGAGAGTACTTTATTTCAGTTATTTAGACGAATGGATTGAGTTGAATTGA
- the rsmI gene encoding 16S rRNA (cytidine(1402)-2'-O)-methyltransferase translates to MSYQDKSEYTSINTDQGKLFIVATPIGNLKDITLRALEVLESVDWVAAEDTRHSKKLLQHYGLNKKLISLHEHNELERRNELLALLNAGEQGALISDAGTPLISDPGYHLVNLLRQEHIQVEPIPGPSAMIAALSAAGLPTDRFSFEGFLPAKKQKRLHVLEGLTQESRTMVFYESPHRLLESLATFVAAFGNDREIVVAKELTKQFELFFSGTVEEALRFFETNADKVRGEFVFILKGAEAAEPNAITDADQLIQLLLQQALPVKQISEIVAAHLGLKKKAVYQRVLEIK, encoded by the coding sequence ATGTCATACCAAGATAAAAGTGAATATACATCCATTAACACTGATCAGGGCAAGCTTTTTATTGTCGCCACCCCGATTGGAAATCTGAAAGACATTACCTTAAGGGCACTTGAGGTGTTAGAAAGTGTTGATTGGGTCGCCGCAGAAGACACGCGGCATTCTAAAAAATTGTTGCAGCATTACGGTTTGAATAAAAAATTAATCAGTCTGCATGAGCATAATGAATTAGAAAGACGAAATGAGTTATTGGCGTTATTAAACGCCGGTGAACAAGGTGCGCTGATTTCGGATGCCGGCACACCGTTAATCAGTGATCCGGGGTATCATTTAGTCAATTTATTACGGCAAGAACATATTCAGGTTGAACCAATCCCTGGGCCGTCGGCCATGATTGCCGCGTTAAGTGCCGCCGGCTTGCCAACGGATCGTTTCAGTTTTGAAGGCTTTTTACCCGCGAAAAAACAAAAACGATTGCATGTGTTGGAAGGTTTGACGCAGGAATCGCGCACCATGGTGTTTTATGAATCGCCCCATCGATTGCTGGAAAGTTTAGCGACTTTTGTAGCCGCTTTTGGTAATGATCGGGAGATAGTGGTCGCGAAAGAACTCACCAAACAGTTTGAGTTATTCTTTTCCGGAACCGTTGAAGAGGCGTTACGTTTCTTTGAAACGAATGCAGATAAAGTCCGAGGCGAGTTTGTGTTCATTTTAAAAGGCGCCGAAGCGGCGGAACCAAACGCCATAACCGATGCCGATCAATTGATTCAATTGCTGCTTCAGCAGGCGTTACCTGTCAAGCAGATTTCTGAGATTGTGGCCGCGCATTTAGGCTTAAAGAAAAAAGCGGTGTATCAAAGGGTTTTGGAGATAAAGTAA
- a CDS encoding PD-(D/E)XK nuclease family protein, producing the protein MKNVVHITANSRLSRFLKQQLLADQWQGKTVVKTPEVMTWAQWWMHWQQAALLRGDLPLEHLLHKTLSAFEAQLVWEQLLDEKLQQQPELALLNQTATAKQLYQAWCLFAEYFPAPAFDDAFITEEVRLFLDLKTAYLAELEKHQWADAVLQQQQQLAHLKTIGHLPEVFQLHGFDELSPFMKQWIEIVEAHGSEVYQVNDDSQATAKQQRCYSALNPQDEIQQIALWCAEQLKQQSETKPLHAIRIAVVAPNLAEVQQPLSWALDEVLYQQFGQALPLKPARHTLYNISLGTPLAQTPIVKNALQTLAFAMMPEKTLVYADWSSWLTSPYTLGRLVQRQKADVRCRRLQWASFKWPNLLQAIQQKETEKDRIQLPKSLMQTLEKVAQAPRSTSLSLSQFITQAENKLQEFRWAESSKERALSSIEMQQKETFLEALASFAQLNMTQAKQPVSVWLGLLKRYLNETVHQPQTQGLVPIQIMGTLEAGGQAFDALWVMGLTDEAWPRPPNPNPFLPMALQRTYGLPRSDALRELNYARQVTLRLAKSSPEIVWSYPQQLDDRVALPSPLLTLAELKAAQMYEPVPYQSLATQLWAQGEPLEWVTDYQGPEVPLGTRVPGGSGILTAQNKCPLMAFMDYRLGARQQLEDVEEGMRSNHLGTLVHAVLEAFWRQVQTQHNLLEMDEKAVSELVLQLLEEAMAPLSHQFDAHYLSLEQNRIHQLILEWLALEKDRPSFKVVAFEENHTPTIGGIEFNLKIDRVDDVFDAETGEVSRLILDYKTGKASVGDLLKEPIEAPQLAVYLHAYHDVVAGLGYGILHSDDGVKFNTLISDEGVMLKDRSQLIFAKLAAKEGGDFEGMSWSDFLQALRDEVSELATQIQQGQAEMTFRKETDLNYAASLLALRLPEVMAQMGEQGLADEESVE; encoded by the coding sequence ATGAAGAATGTGGTTCACATCACGGCTAACAGTCGACTTTCCCGTTTTTTGAAACAACAGTTATTGGCCGATCAATGGCAGGGAAAAACGGTTGTTAAAACGCCTGAAGTGATGACTTGGGCACAGTGGTGGATGCATTGGCAGCAAGCCGCTTTATTACGTGGCGATTTACCACTTGAACACTTGCTGCATAAAACCTTGTCGGCTTTTGAAGCCCAGCTTGTCTGGGAACAGTTGTTGGATGAGAAGCTTCAGCAACAACCTGAACTGGCCTTACTGAACCAAACCGCAACGGCAAAACAGCTGTATCAGGCCTGGTGTTTGTTTGCCGAATATTTTCCTGCCCCAGCATTTGACGATGCTTTTATCACCGAAGAAGTCCGTCTGTTTCTAGATTTGAAAACGGCCTATTTGGCCGAGTTAGAAAAGCATCAGTGGGCCGATGCGGTATTACAACAGCAGCAACAATTGGCGCACTTAAAAACCATTGGACATCTGCCGGAAGTCTTTCAACTGCATGGATTTGATGAGTTGTCACCTTTCATGAAACAGTGGATCGAAATCGTGGAAGCGCATGGTTCTGAAGTCTATCAAGTGAATGATGATTCTCAAGCGACGGCGAAGCAACAAAGGTGTTATTCGGCCTTAAACCCGCAAGATGAAATTCAGCAGATTGCTTTATGGTGTGCAGAGCAGCTGAAGCAGCAATCTGAAACCAAACCCTTGCATGCTATTCGCATTGCGGTTGTGGCGCCGAATCTGGCAGAGGTTCAACAGCCTCTGAGTTGGGCGTTGGATGAGGTGCTTTACCAGCAATTCGGTCAGGCGCTGCCATTAAAGCCGGCACGACACACACTATATAATATTTCGCTGGGCACGCCGTTGGCGCAGACACCGATTGTCAAAAATGCATTACAGACATTGGCCTTTGCGATGATGCCGGAAAAAACACTGGTCTATGCGGATTGGTCCAGTTGGTTGACGTCACCTTATACACTTGGTCGTCTTGTACAACGCCAAAAAGCAGATGTGCGGTGTCGCAGATTGCAATGGGCCAGCTTCAAGTGGCCGAACTTATTGCAAGCCATTCAGCAGAAAGAAACCGAAAAAGATCGTATTCAATTACCTAAGTCATTAATGCAGACTCTGGAAAAGGTCGCTCAAGCACCACGGTCAACGTCACTCAGTTTGTCACAGTTTATTACCCAGGCCGAAAATAAATTGCAGGAATTTAGATGGGCAGAGTCTTCTAAAGAACGTGCTTTGAGTAGCATTGAAATGCAGCAAAAAGAAACCTTTCTAGAAGCCCTTGCTTCCTTTGCTCAGCTGAATATGACGCAAGCCAAGCAGCCTGTTTCTGTTTGGCTGGGGCTACTCAAACGGTATCTCAATGAAACCGTGCATCAACCGCAAACGCAAGGCCTTGTTCCGATACAAATCATGGGAACGTTAGAAGCAGGTGGCCAGGCATTTGATGCGCTTTGGGTCATGGGATTAACCGATGAAGCCTGGCCCAGACCGCCGAACCCGAACCCTTTTTTACCGATGGCGTTGCAACGAACATACGGCTTACCGCGATCGGATGCGTTACGAGAGCTAAACTATGCCCGGCAGGTCACGTTGCGGTTGGCAAAATCAAGCCCTGAGATCGTGTGGTCTTACCCGCAGCAATTAGACGATCGAGTGGCCTTGCCGAGTCCGTTATTGACGCTGGCTGAGTTAAAAGCGGCTCAAATGTATGAACCTGTGCCATATCAAAGTCTGGCAACTCAGTTATGGGCACAAGGGGAACCTCTGGAATGGGTGACAGACTATCAAGGGCCGGAAGTGCCGTTGGGCACTCGAGTGCCCGGCGGGTCCGGTATTTTGACCGCACAAAACAAATGCCCACTCATGGCGTTTATGGATTATCGTTTGGGGGCGCGCCAGCAATTGGAAGACGTTGAAGAAGGCATGCGTTCCAATCACTTGGGGACGTTGGTTCATGCTGTTCTAGAGGCCTTCTGGCGTCAAGTGCAAACACAGCATAATTTACTGGAAATGGATGAGAAAGCGGTCAGTGAATTGGTGTTGCAGTTGTTGGAAGAGGCCATGGCGCCTTTGAGTCATCAGTTTGATGCGCATTATTTGTCGTTGGAGCAGAATCGTATTCATCAATTGATTTTAGAGTGGTTGGCCTTGGAAAAGGACCGACCTAGTTTCAAAGTAGTGGCCTTTGAAGAGAATCATACGCCCACCATCGGAGGGATTGAGTTCAACCTTAAAATTGACCGTGTGGATGACGTATTTGATGCAGAAACCGGCGAAGTAAGCCGATTGATTTTGGATTACAAAACAGGCAAAGCCTCCGTGGGCGATTTATTAAAAGAACCGATTGAAGCGCCACAACTCGCGGTGTATTTGCATGCGTATCATGACGTGGTCGCCGGATTGGGTTATGGCATTTTACACAGTGATGATGGCGTCAAATTCAACACCTTGATTTCGGATGAGGGCGTAATGTTAAAAGACCGCTCGCAGCTGATCTTTGCCAAACTGGCCGCGAAAGAAGGGGGTGATTTTGAAGGAATGAGCTGGTCGGATTTTTTGCAGGCGCTGCGTGATGAGGTTTCCGAACTGGCTACCCAGATTCAGCAGGGACAGGCTGAAATGACGTTTCGAAAAGAAACCGATTTAAATTATGCCGCCAGTTTATTGGCCTTGCGATTACCGGAAGTGATGGCTCAGATGGGCGAGCAAGGTTTGGCGGATGAGGAGTCGGTAGAATGA